A region of the bacterium genome:
TGGATGGGAGGGCGGTTGAGAGCCCCGGCACGGCGGTGGTCTGCACCGTGGAGGGAACGCGGCCGCTGCTGGTGGAGGTTCAGGCCCTGGTCACTCCCAGCGGCTACGGCACCTCGCAGCGGGTTTCCACCGGCTATGACAGCAAGCGCCTGGCCCTGATGCTGGCGATTCTTGAAAAACGGCTCAGTCTGCCCCTGGCCAGCCAGGATGTGTTCCTCAACCTGGCCGGGGGCCTCAGGGTGCTGGAGCCGGCGGTGGACCTGGGGGTCTGCCTGGGGCTGTGCTCCTCGCTGCGCGAGACTGTACTGGACCGGGCCACGGCTTTTATCGGTGAGGTGGGCCTGGCCGGAGAGCTGCGGCGGGTGAGCCATCTCGACCGTCGTCTGGCCGAGTGCGCCAAGCTCGGGTTCGAGCGCGTGGTCTGCCCCGCGGCCGGACTGAACCGGGTCAAGGCGCCGCGCGGCCTGAGCCTGGCGGGCTGTGAAAGCTTACAGGAGGCGGTGCGGGCGGCGTTCCCCGCGCGGAAAGGCAAGGGTTGATGAACGATGACAGCGGGCGTAACACAGCGCCGCGCTCCGGCTGGGGGGCGGTGATCGCCGGCGGCGGCTCCGGGCTCCGTCTGGGCGGACCGGTGCGCAAGCAGTTCATCGAGATCGCGGGCAAGAGCATCCTGCGCCACAGCCTCGATCTGTTTCTCGGTATCCCGGAGGTGATCCAGATCGCCGTGGTGCTGCCAACCGGCAACCTGGAGGAGTTCCGCGACTCGCTTTCGGAGGAGGAGCGCCGGCGGGTGCTCGTGGTGGCGGGCGGCCCCAGCCGTCAGCTCTCCGTGCTCAGCGGCCTGGAGGCCCTGGACCCGGTGCGGATCGGCCGGGTGGCGATCCACGATGCCGCCCGCCCGCTGGCCGACCCGGCCGTGATACGGCACACCTATGAGTTGACCGAGTCGGGCGAGGGGGCGATGGCCTGCGCGCCGGTGCGGGACACGGTCAAGCGCTCGGATGGGAAGGTAGTGACCGGCACCCTGGACCGCGAGACTGTCTGGCTGGCCCAGACCCCGCAGACATTCCCGCTGGAGGCCATTCTGGCCGCACACCGGGCTGCGCTCAGGGCCGGGTTCGAGGGCACGGATGATGCGGCCCTGTTCGAGCGCCTGGGACTGCCCGTGCGGGTGGTGCGCTCGGACCTGGGCAACTTGAAAATTACCGAGCCGGGCGATCTGGAATACGCCGGGTTCAGGCTGGGAGACAGGGGGGCGGCGATGGAGATACGGATCGGGCAGGGCTACGACATTCATCCTCTGGTCGAGGGCCGTCCGCTGGTCCTGGGCGGGGTGCGGATCGACTACAGGCTCGGGCTGCAGGGGCACAGCGACGCGGATGTGCTGGCCCACGCGATCACGGATGCCCTGCTGGGGGCGCTGGCCCTGGGCGACATCGGCAAGCATTTCCCGGACACCGACCCGGCGTTCAAGGGCGCCGACAGCCTGGTACTGATGGCGCGGGCGCTGGAGCTGGTGCGCTCGCGCGCGTTCCGGCCGGTCAATGTGGACGCCACCGTGATCGCCGAGCGCCCCAAGCTGGCCCCGCATTTCCCGCAGATGGCCGCGAATGTCGCCCGGGTGCTGGGACTGGACGAGGACCGGGTGAGCCTCAAGGCCACGACCAACGAGCGCCTGGGCACGCTCGGCCGCGGCGAGGGGATCGCCGCCCTGGCCGTGGTGCTCCTGGCCGGCTCCGGGACCGACTGAGACAGAGGACTGTACAAGGGGAGATTTCAGGCCATGGAACAGTTCCTGTTTCATACGCTGGGTGCGCTGCCACCCTGGCTGATCTATGTTTTCCTGTGCGTTTCGGCGTTTATCGAGAACGTGTTCCCGCCCTTTCCGGGCGATACGATCACGGTGTTCGGGGCTTACCTGGCAGGGCTGGGCATCCTGAGGCCTCTGCCGGTGCTGTTCTGGACCGCTTTCGGCAACCTGGCCAGCAACATCTTGATCTACTATATCGGGCGCAGCCGCGGGCGCGATTTCATCCGCCGTCACCCACACCTGTTCGCCGGACGCCTGCTGCCGCGGGCCGCGCTGTTCTACCGCCGCTGGGGCATCCGGGCGCTGTTTTTAAGCCGTTTCCTGGTAGGGCTGCGCTCCATCGTGCCGCTGTTCGCCGGGATCAGCCGTTTCAAGCTTTGGCGTTTCCTTGTCCCGGTGGGGGTCTCGATCCTGGTCCAGCATTCGATTCTGGTCTGGCTGGGGCATTCGCTGGGGCGTAACTGGGCCTATATCAAGACCGTGCTGCGGGATGTGAACATCGCCCTGGGCCTGGCCGCAGTGGTGGTGCTGCTGCTGGGCTGGAGAATATTCCGGATCGAGCGCCGCAGGTTCCTCAAAAAACGGGCCGGGAACTCTTCCGAAAACGGAATCACAGAGAAAGAGAATTGATCATGTCGGACAGTGCTTTCCGGGTCAGGTTCGCCCCCTCGCCCACAGGACTGCTGCATATCGGCAACGCGCGCACCGCGGTGCTCAACTGGATGCTGGCCCGGCACTACGGCGGCCAGTTCATCCTGCGGATCGAGGACACGGATACGGCGCGCTCGAGCCCCGAAAGCGAGGAGTCGATCCTTCAGGACCTGTGCTGGCTGGGACTCGACTGGCAGGAGGGACCCGACTGCGGCGGCCCCTACGGCCCCTATCGCCAGAGCGAGCGCGGCCCCCTTTACTGGGAGGCGGCCGAGCGCCTGGTGGACTGCGGCGAGGCCTATGTCTGCCACGCCAGCGACAGCCAGCTCGAGGCTTTCCGCGCCGGGCGCCTGGCCGCGGGCGAGCAGCCGGTCTACCGGGGCGAGCTGAGCGGGCCTGAGGTGGGCGAGGCCACCGAGCCCTCCATCCGTCTGCGGGTCCCGGAGGGCGAGAGCGCCTGGGCCGACCTGGTCAAGGGCGAGGTGGCGATCAACCACGACAACATCGGCGATTTCGTGCTGCTGCGGGCGGATGGCCGTCCGACCTACAATTTCGCCGTGGTGGTGGATGACATCCGGATGCGGATCAGCCACGTGGTGCGCGGGGACGACCACCTGTCGAACACCCCGCGCCAGTTGATGCTCTACCGGGCGCTGCGGGCCGCTGTCCCGGATTTCGCCCATATCCCGATGATCCTCGGCCCGGACCACCAGCGCCTGAGCAAGCGCCACGGCGCCACCAGCGTGGGCGAGTTCCGCCTGGCGGGCTACCTGCCCCAGGCGCTGATCAACTACCTCAGCCTGCTGTCCTGGTCCTCGCCTTCGGGCGAGGAGTTCCTCTCCGTGGAGCGCCTCTGCGCAGAGATCGATTTCGAGCGCCTGGGCCGCAGCGCCGCGGTGTTCGATCCGACCAAGCTGCGCTGGCTCAACGGCCGCCACATCCGCACACTGGAGGAGCCGGTCCTGGTGGAGATACTGAAACAGTTCACCGGCGGGCGCGATGGTGCTTTCTCGGAAGGTCAGTTCCGCCAGATCGCCGCGGCCTGCCGGGACAACCTGGAGCTGCTGGAGGACATAAAGGCCCAGCTCGAGTTGTTCGAGGGCCGGAACGCTCCGGTGAGCGGAGCGGAGGAGCTGGAGATCCTACGGGCGGCGCAGCCCACGGGCCTGCTGGAAAACCTGGCCACCGTGGTCGGGGCGCTGGAGGAGGGCGCCGGAGAACCGGAGTTCAAGGCCCTGCTCAAGCAGGCCGGCCAGGCCGCCTCGGTCAAGGGTCGGCAGCTTTACATGCCGGTGCGGGTCGCCCTGACCGGCAGGATGCACGGGCCGGAGCTGCCCCGGATCATGGCCGTGCTGGGGCCGCGCCGCGTGGCCGGGCTGCTGAGGGATGCCGTGCGCACGGCGCAGGGCTGAGCCTGTCAATTTATCCGGCCGCGCACGGACGGGCCGGTGTGGCACGTTAAATGGTTTTGGATCGGTTCAATCCGGAGGTCTCAGTGGGACACAACTTCTACCGTCGGGCGGGCAGGCTGTCTGCCTGCGCACTGTTGAGCCTTTCGCTGCTCGCGCTGTCCTGCACCCTGGAGCCGCCGCCCAAGAAAGTCACCCAGAAATCCGCTCTGGTCGAGGGGGCGGGGGTCACGCTGACCCTGCGCTCGGGTGACGGTGTGCCGCGGGGACGGGTGCGTCCACCGGGACTGGAGCTGGCTCCGGAGAACACGGACAGCCTGGTCCTGTCGGCGCTGGCCCTGGTGATCGAGGACGGTCTGAGCGGGGCGGTGCTGGATGAGCGCAGCATGAAAGCCGATGTCGCCTCTTTCAGCGAGGGCGAGACTGGAGTTACGCTGGAAAAGCGTTTCCCGGGCAGCGTGCTCAGTCTGAGGCAGCAGGTCTCCGGGCAGCGCGAGGGCGTTTTCATCAGCTCCTGGCTTTCCACGCGCGATGACACCCTGCACTCGGTCAGCGTGACCTACCTGGTTCCCCTGACCCGCGGCTGCCGGTTCTGGACCGCCTCGGGGCAGGAGCCGCTGGACCTGGAGGGCGGGACCTCGTTCGAGTATACCTGCGGCCCGGCGGGTGAGGCGGTGGAGCGCACCGCGGTGCCGCTGGCCGTGTTCTGGCGTCCCGGCGGCCCCGGGCTGGCCGTGGCGGCGCCGCTGGAGTCGCGCTCGGTGCGGGTCACGTTCAGCGCCGACCTGGAGGGCCGTCCCCTGGGCCTGGCCGCCTCCGGCGGCGGCGAGGACTGGCTGAGCGTGCGGTTCGACCTGCTGGGGGTGCGGCCCGGACAGGAGCTCCAGACCGGTATCTGGCTCTACGGGGTCGACCCGGACTGGCGTCCGGCGCTGGGCGCCTATGCCGAGCGCTACCGCGAGTATTTCGAGTCGCGGGCCGGCGCGGGCCGCCGTGACGGCGCCCTGAGCCTGATCGATCCGCCGGATGTGCGCGGGGCCAATTACAACAGCCTGCGCACTCAGGAGATCACCCTGGCCGAGATAGTCTGGAACTGGCGCCGTCCGGGCGAGTGGGTGCTGCCCCAGGCGCTGCGTTTCGATGATTTCGCCTGGGACTGCACCCTGGGCGGGGGACGCTACAGCCAGGTCACGGTGCAGAAAGTCCGCGCCGCGCTGGATGGACTGGCCCAGGCCGAGGTGCGCTCGGTGGTCCAGGGAGCGTTCAGCCAGGTCTGCGACCGCGAGATCGCCCTGGGCCAGTGGCGCGAGGATATCGCCCGGGACGAGAGCGGAGCGGAGCTGGACGGCGGCGGCGGCGAGCTGTTCATGCACGCCGCGGCGGAGGGACCCTGGGGACGAAACCTGCTGGAGCAGCAGAAAAAGCTGATGGACCTCTATCCGCTGGCCGGCGGCTACTATTTCGACGGCTGGGAGAGTGTGGGCCTGGACCTGGCCCACGACGACAGCCTGAGCGCGGTCGGAAACCGTCCGGCCTGGTACCTGGGGTTCAACCAGACCGGCCTGGGGGCGCAACTGATCGACCGGGTGCACGAGGAGCGCAAGCTGGTGCTGGCGGCCGCTCCACCCCATGCCGCCCTGGGCCGGGGGGTGGATATCCTGACTGTCGATCCCGCCCGGCCGGAAGATATACCCGCGGCGGCTTTCCTTGGATTGTTCCGCCCCCTGGTGGCACGGCCCGCGCCGGGCGGTCCCTACGGCGCTCCCGGCGCGGTGGAGTTCGCCCTGCAGGGCGAGCTTCTCTGGGGTGTGCTGCCCTCCCACGAGCAACTGGCTGTCGATCCGACCCTGGACAAGGCCTACCGTCCGCTGTTCTCCAACCTGCGCGGCCGCCAGTGGGTGCTGGAGGCCGGGGCGCTGGAGCTGAGCCACGGCGTGAGCGGCCAGATCTACCGTGTCCCCGCGCCCGAGCGCGGCGGCGAGCGCGACCTGGTGGTGGTGCTGACCCGGCCGGGTGTGCGCCTGTCGGACCAGAGCCTGCGCCGCGGAGTGACCGTGCGCCTGCGCACCACCGACTCCCGGACCGTGCTGCGGGCGAGCTGGCAGGCGGCCGGGGTCTCCTGGCCCGTGCCGCTTCGGACCAGCCTGGAGGGGGATGAGACCCTGGTGGTGGAGGTGCCGCCGTTCGGACCGGCCGGTGTGCTGCGCCTGGCCCAGCATTGAGCCTTTAGCCGGAGGGGCTCGCGAGGTCCGGGGCTCGCGCTGTTTGCCGGCCGTCTCCCCCAAAAGCCTTAGCCCCGCTGCAAGCCGCCCCGGTGGCAGGCAGCGGGGTTTTTCCATCCCTGCGCAACAGTGGCCGCGGCCATATTCAAAGCCGCGGAATCCTCGGTCGCAAAACCTGGCGCGCCTGCCGCTCTCCCCCCTATCCCGTGCTCCGTTTTTCCTGATATCGAGCCAAAAAGCATAACTGACCGAATTCAAACAGTGTGTGCGAAATCGTGCGGAAATGACAATTCTGCAAAGGAGTCCGCCAGTGGGCATTTTGGACAAAAAGAGCCTAATTTGTTCGATAATATACAAATAAGACACAGATGATTTTATGGCATTTTACTTGCTGTTTTAAAAATCAGGAAAATTGTGGTGTACCTAAAATGTTCATCAAGCTGTCTCCGGCGCAGGCTCACCCGGGCCGGAACAAACATCCTGGAGGGTCAGATGCTTAGAGGTGAAGCCATGGCAACCCAGCTCGCGGGGAAA
Encoded here:
- a CDS encoding DedA family protein; the protein is MEQFLFHTLGALPPWLIYVFLCVSAFIENVFPPFPGDTITVFGAYLAGLGILRPLPVLFWTAFGNLASNILIYYIGRSRGRDFIRRHPHLFAGRLLPRAALFYRRWGIRALFLSRFLVGLRSIVPLFAGISRFKLWRFLVPVGVSILVQHSILVWLGHSLGRNWAYIKTVLRDVNIALGLAAVVVLLLGWRIFRIERRRFLKKRAGNSSENGITEKEN
- the ispF gene encoding 2-C-methyl-D-erythritol 2,4-cyclodiphosphate synthase, yielding MNDDSGRNTAPRSGWGAVIAGGGSGLRLGGPVRKQFIEIAGKSILRHSLDLFLGIPEVIQIAVVLPTGNLEEFRDSLSEEERRRVLVVAGGPSRQLSVLSGLEALDPVRIGRVAIHDAARPLADPAVIRHTYELTESGEGAMACAPVRDTVKRSDGKVVTGTLDRETVWLAQTPQTFPLEAILAAHRAALRAGFEGTDDAALFERLGLPVRVVRSDLGNLKITEPGDLEYAGFRLGDRGAAMEIRIGQGYDIHPLVEGRPLVLGGVRIDYRLGLQGHSDADVLAHAITDALLGALALGDIGKHFPDTDPAFKGADSLVLMARALELVRSRAFRPVNVDATVIAERPKLAPHFPQMAANVARVLGLDEDRVSLKATTNERLGTLGRGEGIAALAVVLLAGSGTD
- a CDS encoding DNA repair protein RadA, with amino-acid sequence GLTVVLVGHVTKEGALAGPRILEHMVDTVLYFEGDGNWSHRILRVVKNRFGSTNEIGVFEMRGDGLAEVADLSGYFLDGRAVESPGTAVVCTVEGTRPLLVEVQALVTPSGYGTSQRVSTGYDSKRLALMLAILEKRLSLPLASQDVFLNLAGGLRVLEPAVDLGVCLGLCSSLRETVLDRATAFIGEVGLAGELRRVSHLDRRLAECAKLGFERVVCPAAGLNRVKAPRGLSLAGCESLQEAVRAAFPARKGKG
- the gltX gene encoding glutamate--tRNA ligase produces the protein MSDSAFRVRFAPSPTGLLHIGNARTAVLNWMLARHYGGQFILRIEDTDTARSSPESEESILQDLCWLGLDWQEGPDCGGPYGPYRQSERGPLYWEAAERLVDCGEAYVCHASDSQLEAFRAGRLAAGEQPVYRGELSGPEVGEATEPSIRLRVPEGESAWADLVKGEVAINHDNIGDFVLLRADGRPTYNFAVVVDDIRMRISHVVRGDDHLSNTPRQLMLYRALRAAVPDFAHIPMILGPDHQRLSKRHGATSVGEFRLAGYLPQALINYLSLLSWSSPSGEEFLSVERLCAEIDFERLGRSAAVFDPTKLRWLNGRHIRTLEEPVLVEILKQFTGGRDGAFSEGQFRQIAAACRDNLELLEDIKAQLELFEGRNAPVSGAEELEILRAAQPTGLLENLATVVGALEEGAGEPEFKALLKQAGQAASVKGRQLYMPVRVALTGRMHGPELPRIMAVLGPRRVAGLLRDAVRTAQG